From Cecembia calidifontis, one genomic window encodes:
- a CDS encoding DUF547 domain-containing protein — protein MKFLWITFSILLVNLSCGHSDLGQKGTKPPSHEIFDKFLKKFVSEEGKVDYKGMLIRKAELEAYLEILSQNPPDRTAWTHKEQLAYWINAYNAFTLKLILEHYPVKSIQDIKPKYPLPLINTVWHMEFFKIGGKPASLDEIEHKILRKEFDEPRIHFAINCASFSCPILSRDAYVPEKLEEQLDMAARRFINDPKRNKIRADRVEVSKIFSWFGEDFTRNGSLIDYLNRYSKIKISPKAKINHLDYDWSLNE, from the coding sequence ATGAAATTCTTATGGATTACCTTTTCCATTTTATTGGTCAATCTATCTTGTGGTCATTCGGATTTAGGACAAAAGGGCACCAAACCTCCTTCTCACGAAATCTTTGATAAGTTTCTTAAAAAATTTGTATCGGAGGAAGGGAAAGTAGATTACAAAGGCATGCTTATCCGAAAAGCTGAATTGGAAGCATATCTGGAAATCCTGAGTCAAAATCCGCCTGATAGGACTGCCTGGACCCATAAAGAACAATTGGCCTATTGGATCAATGCTTACAATGCTTTTACACTCAAATTGATTCTTGAGCATTATCCTGTCAAAAGCATTCAGGATATCAAACCCAAATATCCCCTGCCTTTGATCAATACGGTCTGGCATATGGAATTTTTTAAGATAGGAGGCAAGCCGGCCTCCTTGGATGAAATCGAGCATAAAATATTGAGAAAGGAATTTGATGAACCCAGGATACATTTTGCCATCAATTGTGCCTCTTTTTCCTGTCCAATTCTATCAAGGGATGCTTATGTTCCGGAAAAACTTGAAGAACAGCTTGATATGGCAGCAAGGAGGTTTATCAATGATCCGAAAAGGAATAAAATACGTGCAGATAGGGTGGAAGTGTCTAAGATTTTTTCGTGGTTTGGGGAGGATTTTACCCGGAATGGAAGTTTAATTGATTATCTTAACAGGTATTCAAAAATCAAAATATCACCCAAAGCAAAAATCAATCATTTAGATTACGATTGGTCCCTCAATGAATAA
- a CDS encoding type I restriction enzyme HsdR N-terminal domain-containing protein, translating into MITDRFAFLGKEMNFPELEFQIKETDGKLSIFDSLRKKYLILTPEEWVRQHMIAFLIQFRNYPKSLFALEKGLQYNSLQKRSDILVLDREGKPFLLIECKAPEIVLSMKTLEQVSVYNKSIKAPHIGITNGINHLFFSMDEDSSNFAQIPDVPKFM; encoded by the coding sequence ATGATTACAGATAGATTTGCTTTTTTGGGTAAGGAAATGAATTTCCCGGAATTGGAGTTCCAAATCAAGGAAACCGATGGGAAATTGAGCATTTTCGATTCTCTTAGAAAAAAATATCTTATTCTAACACCGGAGGAGTGGGTAAGGCAGCATATGATTGCTTTTCTGATCCAGTTCAGAAATTATCCCAAAAGCCTTTTTGCTTTGGAAAAGGGACTACAGTACAATTCCTTGCAAAAAAGATCTGACATTTTGGTGCTGGATAGAGAAGGGAAACCTTTTCTTTTGATAGAATGTAAAGCACCAGAAATAGTCCTTTCTATGAAAACTTTGGAGCAGGTTTCCGTATATAATAAGTCAATTAAGGCGCCTCACATAGGAATAACCAATGGGATAAACCACCTGTTTTTTTCTATGGATGAGGATTCTTCCAATTTTGCCCAAATACCTGATGTTCCAAAATTTATGTAG
- a CDS encoding 4Fe-4S binding protein, which produces MKNIQKLGLALFIVGLFIFSWIPFLGDYQLDDQIVGKVVKSAHQQVMLEILEPMYGKKYGSNFSFIRDFNGFFNAYNQELKDRQAWDDVIWDNYAFSVTKASAISSVQHHPYWFMGISILLSVLGSLLYIIPMYKSEPEGIKNNGIFFSSMKSRGLLGIITGTYLILFYVILYWFPEYMVNLVIMVDPISKALSGNEASQWFLYGLIYTLAILVMGIRMFRKYKGNAYQTLRTASVMFFQLAFAFLLPEILVLFNMPWHDFKNIWPLDYSFFYDYRIDGMVSSGALGMFMLVWGIVLIIIGVPVLTYFYGKRWYCSWVCGCGGLAETLGDPYRQLSDKSLKSWKVERYLIHGVLAFAVVMTLLTILNYFMKFDLLGQATNQLHTVYGFAIGSAFAGVIGTGFYPLMGNRVWCRFGCPLAAYLGIVQRFKSRFRITTNGGQCISCGNCSTYCEMGIDVRWYAQRGQNIVRSSCVGCGICSAVCPRGVLKLENADEDGRINDLPIIIGHKSISVKS; this is translated from the coding sequence ATGAAAAATATACAGAAGCTCGGTCTGGCTCTTTTTATTGTTGGACTCTTTATTTTTAGTTGGATTCCGTTTTTGGGAGATTACCAGCTTGATGATCAAATAGTTGGTAAAGTTGTGAAATCAGCGCATCAGCAGGTTATGCTTGAGATACTTGAACCTATGTATGGTAAAAAATATGGGTCGAATTTTAGTTTTATCCGAGATTTTAATGGGTTTTTCAATGCCTACAACCAGGAATTGAAAGACCGACAGGCTTGGGATGATGTTATTTGGGACAATTATGCTTTTTCTGTTACCAAGGCCTCAGCCATAAGCTCTGTACAGCATCATCCATATTGGTTTATGGGCATTTCAATTCTTCTAAGTGTATTGGGAAGCTTGCTGTATATCATTCCAATGTATAAGAGTGAGCCTGAAGGCATCAAAAACAATGGGATTTTCTTTTCATCCATGAAATCCAGAGGACTTTTAGGGATCATTACCGGTACCTATTTGATACTGTTTTATGTGATTTTGTACTGGTTTCCCGAATATATGGTCAATTTGGTCATAATGGTGGATCCAATAAGCAAAGCTCTTTCCGGTAATGAAGCTTCCCAGTGGTTTTTATATGGATTAATATACACCTTAGCCATCCTTGTCATGGGCATTAGGATGTTCAGAAAGTACAAGGGAAATGCTTACCAAACCCTCAGGACTGCTTCGGTTATGTTTTTTCAGTTGGCTTTTGCCTTTTTGTTACCTGAAATTCTGGTGCTCTTCAATATGCCTTGGCATGATTTCAAAAACATCTGGCCTTTGGATTACTCTTTCTTTTACGATTATAGGATTGATGGGATGGTAAGTTCTGGGGCCTTGGGGATGTTCATGTTGGTTTGGGGCATTGTCCTGATAATTATTGGTGTACCGGTACTGACTTACTTTTACGGAAAGCGATGGTATTGTTCTTGGGTCTGCGGTTGTGGAGGCTTGGCAGAAACTTTAGGCGATCCTTATCGTCAGCTTTCCGATAAATCTCTTAAATCCTGGAAAGTGGAAAGGTATTTGATCCACGGAGTGTTGGCATTTGCAGTGGTGATGACCTTGCTCACCATTTTGAATTATTTTATGAAATTTGACCTATTGGGCCAAGCCACCAATCAGCTGCATACGGTTTATGGATTTGCGATTGGATCAGCCTTTGCAGGGGTTATCGGAACAGGCTTCTATCCTCTCATGGGCAATCGGGTATGGTGCAGGTTTGGATGCCCTTTGGCAGCTTATTTGGGGATTGTTCAGCGCTTCAAATCGAGATTCCGCATTACTACTAACGGAGGTCAGTGTATCAGTTGTGGAAATTGTTCCACTTACTGTGAGATGGGGATTGATGTCAGGTGGTATGCCCAAAGAGGTCAAAATATTGTCCGCTCTTCCTGTGTTGGTTGTGGTATTTGTTCAGCAGTTTGTCCAAGAGGAGTTCTTAAGCTGGAGAATGCCGATGAAGACGGAAGAATCAATGATCTGCCTATTATCATTGGCCATAAATCCATAAGTGTAAAATCCTGA
- a CDS encoding Crp/Fnr family transcriptional regulator gives MKVQPKNTPCELCVSRKFSLFADVSEPHLCQLSESKNLITHKKGQILFYEGTKPLGVFCISDGVVKVYKTASNGKEQIIRLAKKGDFLGYASLLGEEAYSNSATIVEDANICFVPRESFLKVLAEDTAFHRRVTKALCHDLGVMESKLTDATQKSIRERLAFTLLKLSETYGIDGKEGDKIDIVLTREEIAGIVGTATETVIRLLSEFKKDELIDFQGKKIIVLDKKGLARLSDFYG, from the coding sequence ATGAAAGTCCAACCCAAAAATACTCCCTGCGAACTTTGTGTGAGTAGGAAGTTTTCATTGTTTGCAGATGTTTCAGAACCCCACCTTTGTCAGCTTTCAGAAAGCAAAAATCTAATTACCCACAAGAAGGGACAGATTTTATTCTATGAAGGTACCAAGCCTCTTGGTGTATTTTGTATCAGTGATGGAGTAGTCAAAGTTTACAAAACTGCCTCTAATGGAAAGGAACAGATTATCCGCCTGGCCAAAAAGGGAGATTTCCTTGGTTATGCGTCTTTGTTAGGCGAAGAAGCATATTCTAATTCGGCTACTATTGTGGAAGATGCCAATATTTGTTTTGTGCCCAGGGAATCATTTCTTAAGGTCTTAGCAGAGGACACGGCATTTCATAGAAGAGTGACCAAAGCTTTGTGTCATGATTTGGGTGTTATGGAAAGCAAATTGACGGATGCAACCCAAAAGTCTATAAGGGAGCGCCTGGCATTCACCTTGTTGAAACTTTCAGAAACTTATGGTATTGATGGGAAGGAAGGAGATAAAATAGATATCGTATTGACAAGGGAAGAAATCGCTGGAATTGTGGGGACTGCCACAGAGACTGTGATCCGCTTGCTTTCTGAGTTTAAAAAAGATGAACTGATTGATTTTCAGGGCAAAAAAATCATTGTTTTGGATAAGAAAGGACTGGCACGTCTATCAGATTTCTACGGATAA
- the hemA gene encoding glutamyl-tRNA reductase produces the protein MQNKFRAISLSYKNAPVEIREVIALDEGSIHSLLVKLKEFFSISDTLILSTCNRTEVYYSHDLDISTEIIKLIGLEKGLTNVVDYLEYFNILNEDKEAIEHLFKVSVGLEAQVVGDMQIANQVKRAYQSSADLDMAGPFLHRLMHTIFYTNKRVVQETAFRDGAASVSYAAVELIEEITSNTYQPRVLLIGVGEIGEDVAKNMVHIPEAKVTITNRTFEKAKALADELGFEVIPFEQCFEAMKSADVVVSSIMKSEPFITKELVKSMEIPSYKLFVDLSVPRSIETTIEEAPGVLLYNVDNIRSKASETLERRLASIPQVEKIIEESIEEFFNWKKEMMVSPTINKLKNALEQIRQEEMARFLKNANDKEIAIIDKITKSMMQKILKVPVVQLRAACQRDDADKMISTLSDLFDLEKVSDKKNEA, from the coding sequence ATGCAGAACAAGTTTAGAGCCATAAGCTTATCCTATAAAAATGCCCCGGTTGAAATCAGGGAAGTAATTGCTTTGGATGAAGGTTCTATCCATTCCCTTTTGGTCAAACTGAAAGAGTTTTTCAGTATTTCAGATACTTTAATCCTTTCTACCTGTAATAGGACAGAGGTCTACTATTCCCATGACCTGGACATAAGTACTGAGATCATCAAATTGATCGGTCTTGAAAAAGGTCTGACCAATGTAGTGGACTACTTGGAATATTTCAATATCCTTAATGAGGACAAAGAAGCTATTGAACACCTGTTCAAAGTATCTGTTGGTCTGGAGGCTCAGGTAGTGGGAGACATGCAAATAGCCAATCAAGTGAAAAGGGCCTATCAATCTTCTGCCGATTTGGACATGGCGGGACCTTTTCTTCACAGGCTGATGCATACTATTTTTTACACCAACAAAAGGGTAGTTCAGGAAACTGCTTTTAGAGATGGGGCAGCCTCTGTTTCTTATGCGGCTGTTGAATTGATTGAAGAAATCACCTCCAATACCTATCAGCCAAGGGTATTGTTGATCGGGGTGGGTGAAATCGGGGAAGATGTAGCCAAAAATATGGTACATATCCCGGAAGCTAAGGTTACTATCACCAATAGGACCTTCGAAAAGGCAAAAGCTTTGGCGGACGAACTCGGTTTTGAAGTGATACCGTTTGAGCAGTGTTTTGAAGCGATGAAGTCTGCAGATGTGGTGGTTTCCTCCATCATGAAGTCAGAGCCATTTATCACCAAGGAGCTGGTTAAATCCATGGAAATTCCAAGTTATAAACTTTTTGTGGACCTATCAGTACCAAGAAGTATTGAAACTACGATTGAGGAGGCCCCAGGGGTATTATTGTACAATGTGGACAATATCAGAAGCAAAGCTTCCGAAACTTTGGAAAGAAGGCTGGCTTCCATTCCCCAGGTAGAAAAAATCATTGAGGAAAGTATTGAAGAGTTTTTCAACTGGAAAAAAGAAATGATGGTTTCCCCTACCATCAACAAGCTTAAAAATGCTTTGGAGCAGATCCGTCAGGAGGAAATGGCCAGATTCTTGAAAAATGCCAATGATAAGGAAATAGCCATCATTGACAAAATCACCAAAAGCATGATGCAAAAAATCCTAAAGGTGCCTGTTGTTCAATTAAGAGCTGCCTGCCAAAGAGATGATGCAGACAAAATGATCAGCACCCTCTCGGATTTGTTCGACCTGGAAAAAGTCAGTGACAAGAAAAACGAGGCTTAA
- a CDS encoding rhodanese-like domain-containing protein — MSSIKFIVLFGMLLISNQLMAQSLAYKALLKGIYDKDFPVITIEGADSMEHPVFLDTRALEEYEVSHIRNAIWVGYETFNMESVRKLDKNQPVIVYCSIGARSENIGKKLQQAGFKEVYNLYGGIFHWVNEGKPVYSKEGKTDKIHAYSRSWGIWLSNGQKVY, encoded by the coding sequence ATGAGCTCAATAAAATTTATCGTCCTTTTTGGGATGCTTTTGATAAGTAATCAGTTGATGGCGCAAAGCCTTGCCTACAAAGCCCTTCTGAAGGGGATTTATGACAAAGATTTTCCCGTCATCACCATCGAAGGGGCAGACTCCATGGAGCATCCTGTTTTTTTGGATACCAGAGCGCTTGAGGAATATGAGGTAAGCCATATCAGGAATGCAATTTGGGTAGGATATGAAACTTTTAACATGGAGAGTGTCAGGAAACTGGATAAAAACCAACCTGTAATTGTTTACTGCTCCATTGGGGCAAGAAGCGAGAATATTGGCAAAAAACTTCAACAGGCCGGGTTTAAAGAAGTTTATAACCTGTATGGAGGTATTTTCCATTGGGTAAATGAAGGAAAGCCGGTTTATTCCAAAGAAGGAAAGACAGACAAAATCCATGCGTATAGCCGAAGCTGGGGGATATGGCTTTCAAACGGACAGAAAGTGTATTGA
- a CDS encoding cellulose synthase family protein yields the protein MVLIYVFLGIYLLAMLFVLFYSLAQAHLLFYFFKSKNKPKIEMARDEKSLPMVTVQLPVFNEMYVVERLIDAVAALSYPKDKLEIQILDDSTDETSDIILQKIKKYSGVNFKYLHRSDRKGFKAGALREGLAKAQGEFIAIFDADFVPDADFLLKTLPHFKDSRVGMVQSRWTHLNENYSLLTRLQAFALDAHFMVEQIGRNSQGAFINFNGTAGIWRKSCILDAGNWEEDTLTEDLDLSYRAQKKGWKFIYRPDIESPAELPPVMSAIKSQQFRWTKGGAECARKHLGSVLSGGFSWGKKLHATAHLLNSMIFIAVLLVSLSSIPIWWGFHKGLLPPSLFQASGIFFIGFIIIAMVYFFANISLVGYSLKGILKFLWELPVFLAVSMGLALHNAQAVWEGITGKKTPFVRTPKYNLREKASWTENVYNQFKVPFTTYLEALLAAVFLTVSIISIRTGNYTMLVFHVMLAFGYSVVSFASFRSYAFKRR from the coding sequence ATGGTTCTGATATACGTATTTCTCGGCATTTATTTGCTCGCTATGCTGTTTGTGCTCTTTTACAGCTTGGCGCAGGCCCATTTGCTTTTTTATTTTTTCAAATCCAAAAATAAACCCAAAATCGAAATGGCGAGGGATGAAAAAAGCCTTCCCATGGTAACGGTCCAATTGCCGGTATTTAATGAAATGTATGTGGTGGAGCGTTTGATTGATGCTGTAGCAGCTTTGAGTTACCCAAAAGATAAACTGGAGATACAGATTCTGGATGACAGCACGGATGAAACTTCTGACATTATTCTCCAAAAAATCAAAAAATATTCCGGAGTAAATTTCAAATACCTTCACCGGTCTGATAGAAAAGGATTCAAAGCGGGTGCTCTCCGGGAGGGTTTAGCAAAAGCACAGGGGGAATTTATTGCCATTTTTGATGCTGATTTTGTCCCTGATGCTGACTTTTTACTTAAAACCTTACCGCATTTTAAGGACAGTCGTGTAGGTATGGTGCAGAGTCGGTGGACGCACCTGAATGAAAATTATTCCTTATTGACCCGACTGCAGGCTTTTGCTTTGGATGCCCATTTCATGGTAGAACAAATTGGCAGAAACAGTCAGGGAGCTTTTATCAATTTCAATGGGACTGCCGGTATTTGGAGGAAATCCTGTATCCTGGATGCCGGCAACTGGGAAGAGGATACTTTAACAGAAGATCTTGACCTGAGTTACAGGGCGCAGAAAAAAGGGTGGAAGTTTATATACCGACCCGATATTGAATCTCCTGCCGAGCTTCCTCCCGTTATGTCTGCCATCAAGTCCCAGCAGTTTCGATGGACAAAAGGCGGTGCAGAATGTGCCAGGAAGCATCTGGGAAGTGTTTTGTCAGGAGGCTTTTCTTGGGGGAAAAAACTCCATGCCACAGCACATTTACTCAACTCCATGATTTTCATTGCAGTACTGTTGGTGAGCCTAAGCAGTATCCCAATTTGGTGGGGCTTTCACAAAGGTTTGTTGCCCCCATCACTTTTTCAGGCCTCAGGGATATTTTTTATAGGCTTTATTATCATTGCCATGGTGTATTTCTTTGCCAATATCAGTTTGGTAGGATATTCTTTAAAGGGTATTTTGAAGTTCCTGTGGGAGTTGCCCGTGTTTTTGGCAGTTTCCATGGGCCTGGCATTGCACAATGCCCAGGCAGTTTGGGAGGGGATTACCGGTAAAAAAACCCCATTTGTTCGAACGCCTAAATATAATTTAAGGGAAAAAGCTTCCTGGACGGAAAATGTGTACAACCAATTCAAGGTGCCCTTTACCACTTATTTGGAGGCCTTGCTAGCTGCGGTGTTTTTGACCGTATCCATTATTTCTATCCGGACAGGAAATTACACCATGTTGGTTTTTCATGTGATGTTGGCCTTTGGTTATTCGGTTGTGAGTTTTGCTTCTTTTAGAAGTTATGCTTTCAAAAGGAGGTGA
- a CDS encoding NAD(P)/FAD-dependent oxidoreductase, with the protein MNKRKIVIIGNGISGITCARNIRKKDNDAEILVISGETEHFFSRTALMYIYMGHMKYEHTKPYEDWFWAKNRISLLKAWIKSVDFQKRQLLSQEGEIIPYDILILATGSKPNKIGWPGQDLKGVQGLYSLQDLELMEENTQGIKRAVVVGGGLIGIEMAEMLASRNIPVTFLVREKNFWDNVLPEEESKMINRHILEHGIDLHLDTELREILGADDKRVEAVITNKGEKIICEFVGLTIGVVPNIGFLKDSGLEMSRGILVDNYFNTNIPNVYAIGDCAEFRSAVSEDRKNIEQVWYTGRMHGETLAHNLTASVQVPYKPGPWFNSAKFFDIEYQTYGQVPPNLPSDTESFYWEDKNGKVCIRLNFDKASKVLKGVNALGWRLRHEFFDKALTEQWTIDQVMGSLDKASFNPEFYKPYYQSALKSYNSMMGKNIQIKKQSLFSKLIGSKA; encoded by the coding sequence ATGAATAAAAGGAAGATTGTCATTATTGGAAATGGGATTTCAGGAATAACCTGTGCCCGAAATATCCGAAAGAAGGATAATGATGCTGAAATTCTGGTGATTTCCGGAGAGACGGAGCATTTTTTTTCCCGCACAGCCCTGATGTATATTTACATGGGGCACATGAAATACGAGCATACTAAACCGTATGAGGATTGGTTTTGGGCGAAAAACCGTATCAGCCTCCTGAAGGCCTGGATAAAAAGTGTGGACTTTCAAAAAAGACAGCTACTCAGTCAGGAAGGAGAAATCATTCCTTATGATATTTTGATCCTGGCTACGGGATCCAAACCCAATAAAATCGGATGGCCAGGTCAGGATCTAAAAGGCGTACAAGGGCTTTATTCCTTGCAGGATCTTGAACTCATGGAGGAGAATACCCAAGGAATCAAGAGGGCAGTTGTTGTCGGAGGAGGATTGATCGGAATCGAGATGGCGGAGATGTTGGCAAGTCGGAATATCCCGGTCACTTTTTTGGTGAGAGAAAAAAATTTTTGGGACAATGTACTCCCAGAAGAAGAGTCTAAAATGATCAACAGGCATATTCTTGAACATGGAATTGATTTGCACTTGGACACAGAACTGAGAGAAATCTTAGGTGCAGATGATAAAAGGGTAGAAGCTGTAATAACGAATAAAGGAGAAAAAATAATTTGTGAATTCGTAGGGCTTACTATTGGGGTTGTTCCCAATATCGGATTTTTGAAAGATTCAGGTCTTGAAATGTCCAGGGGCATCTTGGTAGACAACTACTTCAACACCAACATTCCGAATGTTTATGCCATAGGGGATTGTGCAGAGTTCCGGTCAGCCGTTTCTGAGGACAGAAAAAACATCGAACAGGTTTGGTACACGGGGAGGATGCATGGGGAAACTTTGGCACACAATTTAACCGCTTCTGTTCAGGTGCCCTATAAACCAGGTCCTTGGTTCAATTCTGCTAAATTTTTTGACATCGAATACCAGACCTATGGTCAGGTGCCGCCGAATCTGCCTTCCGATACAGAATCTTTCTATTGGGAGGACAAAAATGGAAAAGTGTGCATCAGATTGAATTTTGATAAAGCATCAAAGGTCTTAAAAGGGGTTAATGCTTTGGGATGGAGATTGAGGCATGAGTTTTTTGACAAAGCATTGACAGAACAATGGACGATAGACCAGGTGATGGGCAGTCTTGACAAAGCCAGTTTCAATCCTGAGTTTTATAAACCATATTATCAATCGGCACTGAAATCCTACAACAGCATGATGGGAAAAAACATTCAAATCAAGAAGCAGTCCCTATTCAGTAAACTTATAGGTTCAAAAGCATGA
- a CDS encoding glycosyltransferase family 2 protein, translating into MSKNLTLNTGGIIVDVLIPAFNEERSIAKVIGDIPKFVRHIVVVNNNSTDNTPLVAKGAGAIVLDEPKKGYGRACLTGMSYLASLPSPPDILVFLDGDYSDYPEQMTDVIEPIIGKDYDMVIGSRAKGSRESGSMTLPQVFGNWLATSLMKWIYKTDYSDLGPFRAIRWQKLMELGMEDQNYGWTIEMQIKAAKSGLKSTEVPVDYRKRIGVSKVSGTAKGVFGAGYKILWTIWRYR; encoded by the coding sequence ATGTCCAAAAATCTTACTTTGAATACAGGTGGGATAATTGTAGACGTGTTGATTCCTGCCTTCAATGAAGAGAGGTCCATAGCTAAAGTGATCGGGGATATACCCAAATTTGTCCGGCATATAGTGGTGGTAAATAACAATTCTACGGATAATACCCCTTTGGTTGCCAAAGGGGCAGGAGCTATTGTTTTGGATGAACCCAAGAAGGGCTATGGAAGGGCCTGCTTGACAGGGATGTCATATTTGGCTTCCCTGCCAAGCCCTCCGGATATTCTGGTATTTTTGGATGGGGATTACAGTGATTATCCAGAACAGATGACTGATGTGATTGAACCCATCATAGGAAAAGATTATGATATGGTCATAGGTTCCCGTGCCAAAGGTAGCCGTGAGAGTGGCTCCATGACCCTGCCGCAGGTATTCGGCAACTGGCTCGCTACAAGCTTGATGAAATGGATCTATAAGACCGATTATTCTGATCTCGGACCCTTCAGGGCGATAAGATGGCAAAAATTAATGGAGTTGGGTATGGAGGATCAAAATTATGGCTGGACCATTGAAATGCAGATCAAAGCAGCGAAGTCAGGATTGAAAAGTACAGAAGTACCTGTGGATTATAGAAAACGGATAGGCGTCTCTAAGGTGAGCGGAACGGCCAAAGGAGTCTTTGGGGCGGGGTATAAAATCCTTTGGACGATATGGAGGTATAGGTAG
- a CDS encoding ComEA family DNA-binding protein, whose amino-acid sequence MKKILFYYLRTYLGFSVRESRGFVLVVPSLFLLYFLPSIYEWGLSKKNQKLFAQYELAIDSLIQAGKVPYVFRPQESFSSPDTVKRTVLPNKPRNPGFNRIDFNEADSVVLQIVPGIGQTMASRIVKFRESIGGLHHREQLLEVYGMTPELVEKLWDHFDFNPGIFRMIPINQVNVQDLAKHPYITYGAAKVIIAYRDQHGYFRQADDLLQIKIFNKDWVDRLAPYLEFQH is encoded by the coding sequence ATGAAAAAGATTCTGTTCTATTATCTGCGTACCTATTTGGGCTTTTCGGTCAGGGAATCAAGAGGATTTGTTCTGGTTGTTCCTTCATTGTTTCTGCTTTATTTCCTTCCAAGCATTTATGAATGGGGGCTTAGTAAGAAAAACCAAAAACTTTTTGCCCAGTATGAGCTTGCCATTGACAGTCTTATTCAAGCAGGGAAGGTTCCTTATGTATTCAGGCCGCAAGAATCTTTTTCATCGCCTGATACAGTAAAAAGAACAGTTTTACCCAACAAGCCCAGAAATCCAGGTTTCAACCGGATAGATTTCAATGAAGCTGATTCCGTGGTTTTGCAGATTGTTCCAGGGATAGGGCAGACTATGGCCTCCAGAATTGTCAAGTTTAGGGAAAGCATAGGAGGGCTTCATCATAGAGAACAGCTGCTCGAGGTTTATGGAATGACACCAGAACTGGTGGAAAAGTTATGGGACCACTTTGACTTTAATCCTGGTATTTTCAGAATGATTCCGATTAATCAGGTAAATGTCCAAGATCTTGCAAAACATCCTTACATCACTTATGGTGCTGCAAAAGTTATCATCGCTTACAGAGACCAACATGGTTATTTTCGACAAGCAGACGACCTGCTCCAAATCAAGATTTTTAATAAGGATTGGGTGGACAGGTTAGCGCCATATTTGGAATTTCAGCATTGA
- a CDS encoding cystathionine gamma-synthase: protein MKFGTKAIHAGVEPDPSTGAIMTPIFQTSTYVQKSPGDHKGYEYSRTHNPTRTALQNNLAALENGKHGLCFSSGLGAIDAIIKLLNPGDEVISTNDLYGGTYRIFTKVFERYGIKFHFIPMEQPSDIENYINEHTKLIWAETPTNPMMNIIDIEEIGKVAKKHGILFAVDNTFATPFLQNPLDLGADIVMHSVTKYLGGHSDVVMGAIVVNDDELASKLAFIQNACGATPGPQDCFLVLRGIKTLHIRMERHCQNGREIAHFLKSHPKVDKVYWPGFESHPNHEVAKKQMRDFGGMISFTIKGNKIEDAKTVLENLHYFSLAESLGGVESLCGHPATMTHASIPKEEREKVGLLDSLIRLSVGIEDVEDLKGDLEAALAKV, encoded by the coding sequence ATGAAATTCGGAACCAAAGCCATCCATGCCGGTGTAGAGCCTGATCCTTCTACAGGAGCCATTATGACACCAATATTTCAGACTTCTACTTATGTTCAGAAGTCCCCAGGTGACCATAAAGGTTATGAGTATTCCCGTACACACAATCCTACCAGGACAGCACTTCAAAATAACCTGGCGGCTTTAGAAAATGGGAAGCATGGGCTTTGTTTTTCCTCAGGTTTAGGGGCTATTGATGCTATCATCAAATTATTGAATCCCGGAGATGAAGTAATCAGTACTAACGATTTATATGGGGGAACCTATAGGATTTTTACCAAGGTTTTTGAGCGTTATGGCATTAAATTCCATTTTATTCCTATGGAGCAACCCTCCGATATCGAGAATTATATCAATGAGCACACGAAACTGATTTGGGCCGAGACTCCTACCAACCCCATGATGAATATCATTGATATAGAGGAGATCGGAAAAGTGGCTAAAAAACATGGGATTTTGTTTGCTGTTGACAATACCTTTGCTACACCTTTTTTGCAAAATCCATTGGACCTTGGTGCTGATATTGTGATGCATTCTGTGACCAAATACCTTGGTGGCCATTCGGATGTGGTGATGGGGGCAATTGTGGTCAATGATGATGAATTGGCATCCAAACTTGCCTTTATCCAAAATGCATGTGGAGCGACTCCGGGACCCCAGGACTGTTTTCTGGTGTTGAGAGGCATCAAAACACTGCATATCAGAATGGAGAGACATTGTCAAAATGGCAGGGAAATAGCTCATTTTCTTAAATCACACCCCAAAGTGGATAAGGTGTATTGGCCTGGATTTGAAAGCCATCCCAACCATGAAGTGGCCAAAAAGCAAATGAGGGATTTTGGGGGAATGATTTCTTTTACCATAAAGGGCAATAAGATCGAAGATGCGAAAACCGTGTTGGAGAACCTGCACTATTTTTCTTTGGCGGAATCTTTGGGAGGAGTGGAGTCTCTATGTGGTCACCCTGCGACCATGACCCATGCCAGCATACCCAAAGAAGAAAGAGAAAAAGTCGGTCTTTTGGATTCTCTGATTCGTCTGAGTGTCGGTATTGAAGATGTGGAAGACCTGAAAGGAGACCTGGAGGCAGCTTTGGCTAAGGTTTGA